One genomic window of Micromonospora sp. WMMD1128 includes the following:
- a CDS encoding protein meaA — protein MDDVMPGRLPERDRPWVMRTYAGHSSAAASNALFRRNLAKGQTGLSVAFDLPTQTGYDPDHELAAGEVGRVGVPVAHLGDMRALVDGIPLAEMNTSMTINAPAMWMLALYGTAAAEQGADLRRCAGTTQNDIIKEYLSRGTYIFPPAASLRLTADVVAYTLREMPRWNPVNICSYHLQEAGATPVQEVGFALATAVAVLDTVRDSGQVPAERMGDVVQRISFFVNAGVRFVEEIAKMRAFGALWDEITRDRYGVTEAKQRRFRYGVQVNSLGLTEAQPENNIQRIVLEMLGVTLSRDARARAVQLPAWNEALGLPRPWDQQWSLRMQQVLAYESDLLDYPDLFDGSHVMTALVDDIVTGARVELDKVLEMGGVVTAVESGYLKSALVASLADRRRRMESGADVVIGVNRFTETEPSPLTAAGAEAIEQVDPAVEATAAAGVREWRIRRDAVAVDAALDRLRADAATTTNLMPATLACVAAGVTTGEWAGALRRVFGEYRAPTGLAGAAGAGGDPGLAAVRERVAATARELGTGRLRLLVGKPGLDGHSNGAEQIAVRARDAGFEVVYQGIRLTAGQIVAAAVEEDVDLVGLSVLSGSHLAAVPAVLAGLRAAGRGDLPVVVGGIIPPADARALLAAGVARVFTPKDFALTGIIDELVTVIRDRM, from the coding sequence ATGGACGACGTGATGCCGGGACGCCTGCCGGAGCGGGACCGCCCGTGGGTGATGCGCACGTACGCCGGGCACTCCTCCGCCGCGGCCTCCAACGCGCTCTTCCGCCGCAACCTGGCGAAGGGGCAGACCGGGCTGTCGGTCGCGTTCGACCTGCCCACCCAGACCGGATACGACCCCGACCACGAGCTGGCCGCCGGCGAGGTGGGCCGGGTCGGTGTGCCGGTGGCGCACCTCGGCGACATGCGTGCGCTCGTCGACGGCATCCCGCTGGCCGAGATGAACACCTCGATGACGATCAACGCGCCGGCCATGTGGATGCTTGCCCTCTACGGCACGGCCGCCGCCGAGCAGGGCGCCGACCTGCGCCGCTGCGCCGGCACCACGCAGAACGACATCATCAAGGAATACCTGTCCCGGGGGACCTACATCTTCCCGCCGGCCGCGTCGCTGCGGCTGACCGCCGACGTGGTCGCGTACACGCTGCGGGAGATGCCGCGGTGGAACCCGGTGAACATCTGCTCGTACCACCTCCAGGAGGCCGGCGCGACGCCGGTGCAGGAGGTCGGGTTCGCGCTCGCCACCGCCGTCGCCGTGCTGGACACCGTGCGCGACTCCGGCCAGGTGCCGGCCGAGCGGATGGGTGACGTGGTCCAGCGGATCTCCTTCTTCGTCAACGCCGGGGTGCGCTTCGTCGAGGAGATCGCCAAGATGCGCGCGTTCGGCGCGCTCTGGGACGAGATCACCCGCGACCGGTACGGCGTGACCGAGGCGAAGCAGCGCCGGTTCCGTTACGGCGTGCAGGTCAACTCGCTGGGCCTGACCGAGGCGCAGCCGGAGAACAACATCCAGCGGATCGTGCTGGAGATGCTCGGCGTCACGCTCTCCCGGGACGCCCGGGCCCGCGCCGTGCAACTGCCCGCCTGGAACGAGGCGCTCGGCCTGCCCCGCCCGTGGGACCAGCAGTGGTCGCTGCGCATGCAGCAGGTCCTGGCGTACGAGTCGGACCTGCTCGACTATCCCGACCTGTTCGACGGCTCGCACGTGATGACCGCGCTCGTCGACGACATCGTGACCGGCGCCCGGGTCGAGCTGGACAAGGTACTGGAGATGGGCGGCGTGGTGACCGCCGTGGAGTCCGGCTACCTCAAGAGCGCACTCGTCGCCTCGCTCGCCGACCGCCGCCGGCGGATGGAGTCCGGCGCGGACGTGGTGATCGGCGTCAACCGGTTCACCGAGACCGAGCCGTCCCCGCTGACCGCGGCCGGCGCCGAGGCGATCGAGCAGGTGGACCCGGCCGTCGAGGCGACCGCCGCGGCCGGCGTACGCGAGTGGCGGATCCGCCGGGACGCGGTGGCCGTGGACGCCGCGCTGGACCGGCTGCGCGCGGACGCCGCGACCACGACGAACCTGATGCCGGCGACGCTCGCCTGCGTGGCCGCGGGAGTGACCACGGGGGAGTGGGCGGGCGCGCTGCGCCGGGTCTTCGGCGAGTACCGGGCGCCGACCGGGCTGGCCGGCGCGGCCGGGGCGGGCGGCGACCCGGGCCTCGCCGCGGTCCGCGAGCGGGTCGCCGCCACCGCCCGCGAACTGGGCACCGGCCGGCTGCGCCTGCTGGTCGGCAAGCCGGGGCTGGACGGGCACTCCAACGGCGCCGAGCAGATCGCGGTACGCGCCCGCGACGCCGGCTTCGAGGTGGTCTACCAGGGCATCCGGCTGACCGCCGGGCAGATCGTGGCCGCCGCCGTGGAAGAGGACGTCGACCTGGTCGGCCTCTCCGTGCTCTCCGGCTCGCACCTGGCCGCCGTGCCGGCGGTGCTGGCCGGGCTGCGCGCCGCCGGGCGGGGTGACCTGCCGGTGGTGGTGGGCGGCATCATCCCGCCGGCCGACGCGCGGGCGCTGCTCGCCGCCGGGGTGGCGCGGGTGTTCACGCCGAAGGACTTCGCGCTCACCGGCATCATCGACGAGCTGGTCACCGTCATCCGCGACCGGATGTAA
- a CDS encoding ABC transporter ATP-binding protein, whose protein sequence is MTVTIEARDVTFSFGDTPALRGASLAVEAGEIVAVMGPSGSGKSTLLHCLAGILVPDSGEVRIGDVRLDALGEAERSALRRDRFGFVFQFGQLVPELTAAENVALPLLLGGVRRAPALRSARAWFERLGLGGLEHRRSGELSGGQAQRVALARGLVARPQVLFADEPTGALDSLTGEEVMDLLVDTARDQGTTVVLVTHEPRVAAYADREVVVRDGRINAPAGVAS, encoded by the coding sequence ATGACCGTGACCATCGAGGCCCGGGACGTCACGTTCTCGTTCGGCGACACCCCGGCCCTGCGCGGCGCGAGCCTCGCCGTCGAGGCCGGTGAGATCGTCGCCGTGATGGGCCCCAGCGGCTCCGGCAAGTCGACGCTGCTGCACTGCCTGGCCGGCATCCTGGTGCCCGACTCCGGCGAGGTCCGGATCGGTGACGTGCGACTCGACGCGCTCGGCGAGGCGGAGCGGAGCGCGTTGCGCCGCGACCGCTTCGGGTTCGTCTTCCAGTTCGGCCAGCTCGTCCCGGAACTCACCGCGGCGGAGAACGTCGCGTTGCCGCTGCTGCTCGGCGGCGTCCGACGCGCCCCGGCGCTACGGTCCGCCCGCGCCTGGTTCGAGCGGCTCGGGCTGGGCGGCCTGGAGCACCGGCGCTCCGGCGAACTCTCCGGTGGGCAGGCCCAACGCGTGGCGCTGGCCCGTGGCCTGGTCGCCCGGCCGCAGGTGCTCTTCGCCGACGAGCCCACCGGCGCGCTCGACTCGCTCACCGGCGAGGAGGTGATGGACCTGCTCGTCGACACCGCCCGGGACCAGGGCACCACCGTCGTCCTGGTCACCCACGAACCGCGGGTCGCCGCGTACGCCGACCGGGAGGTCGTGGTGCGCGACGGCCGGATCAACGCGCCGGCCGGGGTCGCCTCGTGA
- a CDS encoding DUF4126 domain-containing protein, with translation MLEVLTGSGLAASAGLNAYIPLMLMGLLARYTDLIELPSGWQWLGNGWVLLILAVLLAVEVVADKVPVVDHVNDVVQTVVRPTAGGLAFGAGSGAETVTVSDPDTFFSTHQWVPVVVGVLIALGVHLLKAAARPVVNAATAGFGAPVASTAEDATSVVMSVAAILLPVLVLVFAVGLVAFVAWLFRRRSDRRRERAAARAAGFRV, from the coding sequence GGGCCTCAACGCCTACATCCCGCTGATGCTGATGGGCCTGCTGGCCCGCTACACCGACCTGATCGAGCTGCCGAGCGGCTGGCAGTGGCTCGGCAACGGCTGGGTGCTGCTGATCCTCGCCGTCCTGCTCGCGGTCGAGGTGGTCGCCGACAAGGTGCCGGTGGTGGACCATGTGAACGACGTGGTGCAGACGGTGGTCCGGCCGACCGCGGGCGGCCTGGCCTTCGGCGCCGGCTCCGGCGCGGAGACGGTCACGGTCAGCGACCCGGACACGTTCTTCTCCACCCACCAGTGGGTGCCGGTGGTCGTCGGCGTGCTCATCGCGCTCGGCGTGCACCTGCTCAAGGCCGCCGCCCGGCCGGTCGTCAACGCGGCCACGGCCGGCTTCGGCGCACCTGTGGCCAGCACCGCCGAGGACGCCACGAGCGTGGTCATGTCGGTGGCGGCGATCCTGCTGCCGGTGCTGGTGCTGGTGTTCGCGGTCGGCCTGGTGGCCTTCGTGGCGTGGTTGTTCCGCCGCCGCTCCGACCGGCGTCGGGAACGCGCCGCGGCCCGCGCCGCCGGGTTCCGCGTCTGA
- a CDS encoding FtsX-like permease family protein: MIALALRLAVAGGREALVRLAAVAAAVAIGTGLLLTTVAGVHATNAQLGRYAAMYPQETAGGAADPLLWSTRTDYFHGAQIARVDVAATGPTAPTPVGVPRVPGPGEWYASPALRKLLATTPADQLADRYPGRDLGTVGPAALTSPDTLLILVGGTPEQVGALDRVRKVTRVDGNEAPLPETAIDLILGVVVGGLLFPVLIFIGTATRLGAARREQRFAAMRLVGATPRQISVVAAVEATLAAAAGVAVGFALFLAFRRQLAGIPFTGMPYFPDDLALGAPDVLLVALGVPVGAAVAARVALRRVRISPLGVTRRVTPRPPRAYRLIPLVLGFAGLGLGLLYRPETGDGQTALFLPALLLVMTGLVTGGPWLTMVGARAMAARARRPAALIAARRLADNPAAGFRAVSGVMLALFVTTVAVGVMGTIAAERGPAPRGSLEAGRLSFNLVNDAPVPAALLTDLATVPGVHNPVVVRQNPVRDLGHEPGVIACADIPPAYGRCAPGVAVAEVAPGLIPWRESASADRIWPASTVDPAALSGLPADSVAVDADGAAAVERARTVIERAVPAFVVAPNVPGDFEADFADTMRGWQRLADVVVVSSLALAGCSLAVAVAAGLSERKRPFSLLRLSGAPVRLLRRVVVLESAVPMLTVAAVAVGMGLIAAHLFLRAQMHYELRLPGVGFAAVVAVGLLGCLAVIAATLPLLQRVTGPQTARSE, encoded by the coding sequence GTGATCGCGCTCGCGCTGCGCCTGGCCGTCGCGGGCGGCCGGGAGGCGCTCGTCCGGCTGGCCGCCGTCGCCGCCGCCGTCGCGATCGGCACTGGGCTGCTGCTCACCACCGTGGCCGGCGTGCACGCCACGAACGCCCAGCTCGGCCGGTACGCCGCGATGTATCCGCAGGAGACGGCGGGCGGCGCCGCCGACCCGCTGCTCTGGTCGACCCGGACCGACTACTTCCACGGCGCGCAGATCGCCCGCGTCGACGTCGCCGCGACCGGTCCGACCGCGCCCACCCCGGTCGGCGTCCCCCGGGTGCCCGGCCCCGGCGAGTGGTACGCCTCCCCGGCGCTGCGGAAGCTGCTGGCCACCACCCCGGCGGACCAGCTCGCCGACCGCTATCCCGGCCGCGATCTCGGAACCGTCGGTCCGGCGGCGCTCACCTCGCCGGACACGCTGCTCATCCTCGTCGGCGGCACCCCGGAGCAGGTGGGCGCGCTGGACCGGGTCCGGAAGGTCACCCGGGTGGACGGCAACGAGGCGCCGTTACCGGAGACCGCGATCGACCTCATCCTCGGTGTGGTGGTCGGTGGGCTGCTCTTCCCCGTCCTCATCTTCATCGGCACCGCGACCCGGCTCGGCGCTGCCCGCCGGGAGCAGCGCTTCGCCGCGATGCGCCTGGTCGGCGCCACCCCACGACAGATCTCGGTGGTCGCGGCCGTGGAGGCCACCCTCGCGGCGGCGGCAGGCGTCGCGGTCGGCTTCGCGCTCTTCCTCGCGTTCCGCCGGCAGCTCGCCGGGATCCCGTTCACCGGCATGCCGTACTTTCCCGACGACCTCGCCCTCGGCGCGCCGGACGTGCTGCTGGTGGCGCTCGGCGTGCCGGTGGGCGCGGCGGTCGCCGCCCGGGTGGCGTTGCGCCGGGTGCGGATCTCCCCGCTCGGCGTCACCCGGCGGGTCACACCGAGGCCGCCGCGGGCGTACCGGTTGATCCCGCTCGTGCTCGGTTTCGCCGGGCTGGGCCTCGGCCTGCTCTACCGGCCCGAGACCGGCGACGGCCAGACCGCGCTCTTCCTGCCCGCCCTGCTGCTGGTGATGACCGGGCTGGTCACCGGCGGGCCCTGGCTGACCATGGTCGGCGCGCGGGCGATGGCCGCCCGGGCGCGCCGGCCGGCGGCGCTGATCGCCGCCCGCCGGCTCGCCGACAACCCGGCCGCCGGTTTCCGGGCGGTCAGCGGGGTGATGCTCGCGCTCTTCGTGACGACCGTGGCGGTCGGTGTGATGGGCACGATCGCCGCCGAGCGCGGCCCGGCCCCCCGAGGTTCGCTGGAGGCCGGTCGGCTGTCGTTCAATCTGGTGAACGACGCGCCGGTGCCCGCCGCGCTGCTGACCGACCTGGCCACGGTTCCCGGCGTGCACAATCCGGTGGTGGTCCGGCAGAACCCGGTGCGCGACCTCGGACACGAGCCCGGCGTGATCGCTTGCGCGGACATCCCACCCGCCTACGGGCGCTGTGCGCCGGGGGTGGCCGTGGCCGAGGTGGCACCGGGCCTGATCCCCTGGCGGGAGTCCGCCTCGGCGGACCGGATCTGGCCGGCGTCCACTGTCGACCCGGCCGCCCTGTCGGGGCTGCCGGCGGATTCGGTGGCGGTGGACGCGGACGGCGCGGCGGCCGTCGAGCGGGCCCGGACCGTCATCGAACGCGCGGTCCCCGCCTTCGTGGTGGCCCCGAACGTACCGGGCGACTTCGAGGCCGACTTCGCCGACACCATGCGGGGCTGGCAGCGGTTGGCCGACGTGGTCGTGGTGTCCAGCCTGGCGCTCGCCGGGTGCAGCCTGGCGGTCGCCGTGGCGGCCGGTCTCAGCGAGCGGAAGCGGCCGTTCAGCCTGCTGCGGCTCAGCGGCGCGCCGGTGCGGCTGCTGCGCCGGGTGGTGGTGCTGGAGAGCGCGGTGCCGATGCTGACCGTCGCCGCGGTCGCGGTCGGGATGGGACTGATCGCCGCGCACCTGTTCCTGCGCGCGCAGATGCACTACGAACTGCGCCTGCCCGGGGTCGGGTTCGCCGCCGTGGTGGCCGTCGGGCTGCTCGGCTGCCTCGCCGTCATCGCCGCCACGCTGCCGCTGCTGCAACGCGTCACCGGTCCGCAGACCGCCCGGAGCGAGTGA
- a CDS encoding PadR family transcriptional regulator, protein MTVPLTLLGLLEREPSHGYDLKRDYDTFFGRGKPLPYGQVYSTLSRLARDGKVVVSDVEPGSGPDRKRYVITDRGATEVEHWLTEPVEPEPHLQTVLFAKVVLALMLGRPAEEYLDTQRAAHLRRMRELTEVKRAGGLVDVMLADHGLYHLEADLRWIETAGARLDALRKAVRR, encoded by the coding sequence ATGACGGTGCCCCTGACCCTGCTCGGCCTGCTCGAACGCGAGCCCAGCCACGGCTACGACCTGAAACGCGACTACGACACCTTCTTCGGGCGCGGCAAGCCGTTGCCCTACGGGCAGGTCTACTCGACGCTCAGCCGGCTGGCCCGGGACGGAAAGGTGGTGGTCAGCGACGTCGAGCCCGGCTCCGGCCCCGACCGCAAGCGCTACGTCATCACCGACCGGGGCGCCACCGAGGTGGAGCACTGGCTGACCGAGCCGGTCGAACCGGAACCACACCTCCAGACCGTGCTGTTCGCCAAGGTCGTGCTCGCCCTCATGCTGGGCCGCCCGGCCGAGGAATACCTCGACACCCAGCGCGCCGCGCACCTGCGCCGGATGCGCGAGCTGACCGAGGTCAAGCGGGCCGGCGGGCTCGTCGACGTGATGCTCGCCGACCACGGCCTCTACCACCTGGAGGCCGACCTGCGATGGATCGAGACGGCCGGCGCCCGACTGGACGCGCTACGGAAGGCGGTACGGCGATGA
- a CDS encoding DUF1540 domain-containing protein has product MTASMEMPRVQECAVRSCAYNHTNDCHAFAITIGSSDHAHCHTYVDMPVRGGIEQLTAQVGACSRADCQHNSDLECHAPAITVGPDMDMADCMTYRSR; this is encoded by the coding sequence ATGACCGCGTCGATGGAGATGCCCCGGGTCCAGGAGTGCGCCGTCCGGTCCTGCGCCTACAACCACACGAACGACTGCCACGCCTTCGCCATCACGATCGGCAGCAGCGACCACGCGCACTGCCACACCTACGTGGACATGCCGGTGCGCGGCGGCATCGAGCAGCTGACCGCCCAGGTGGGCGCCTGCTCACGTGCCGACTGCCAGCACAACTCCGACCTGGAGTGCCACGCCCCCGCCATCACCGTCGGCCCGGACATGGACATGGCCGACTGCATGACCTACCGCAGTCGCTGA